A genomic region of Glycine max cultivar Williams 82 chromosome 15, Glycine_max_v4.0, whole genome shotgun sequence contains the following coding sequences:
- the LOC100793457 gene encoding E3 ubiquitin-protein ligase DIS1 — protein sequence MASSNLFFDDIRSKVDVDPPQNDESTDVGELVNDPAQTALKPNGTVSSSVRELLECPVCLNAMYPPIHQCSNGHTICSGCKPRVHNRCPTCRHELGNIRCLALEKVAASLELPCKYQGFGCIGIYPYYSKLKHESQCAHRPYNCPYAGSECSIMGDIPYLVAHLKDDHKVDMHNGSTFNHRYVKSNPQEVENATWMLTVFSCFGQYFCLHFEAFQLGMAPVYIAFLRFMGDDNEAKNYSYSLEVGGNGRKMIWQGVPRSIRDSHRKVRDSFDGLIIQRNMALFFSGGDRKELKLRVTGRIWKEQ from the exons ATGGCATCAAGCAATCTATTCTTTGATGATATACGGAGCAAAGTTGATGTTGATCCTCCTCAAAATGATGAGTCAACAGATGTTGGTGAATTAGTAAATGATCCTGCACAAACTGCTCTTAAACCTAATGGGACTGTTTCAAGCAGTGTTCGTGAGCTTTTAGAGTGCCCTGTATGCCTGAATGCCATGTACCCTCCAATCCATCAG TGTTCAAATGGTCACACTATATGCTCAGGTTGCAAACCCAGGGTCCATAACCGGTGCCCTACTTGTAGGCATGAGCTTGGCAATATCAGATGCCTGGCACTGGAGAAAGTGGCTGCGTCTTTGGAACTTCCCTGTAAATATCAAGGTTTTGGGTGCATCGGTATATATCCATATTACAGCAAGCTAAAACATGAATCGCAATGTGCACATAGACCTTACAACTGTCCATATGCTGGTTCAGAATGCTCTATTATGGGTGATATACCCTACCTGGTGGCCCATCTGAAAGATGACCACAAAGTGGACATGCACAATGGTAGCACTTTTAACCATCGCTACGTCAAATCAAATCCACAAGAAGTTGAAAATGCCACATGGATGTTGACG GTCTTCAGCTGCTTTGGTCAGTATTTTTGTCTACATTTTGAAGCTTTTCAACTAGGAATGGCTCCTGTCTACATAGCCTTTTTGCGGTTTATGGGTGATGATAATGAGGCAAAGAATTATAGCTACAGTTTAGAGGTAGGTGGAAATGGGAGGAAGATGATTTGGCAGGGGGTGCCTAGAAGCATCAGGGACAGCCACCGCAAGGTTCGCGACAGTTTTGATGGTCTTATCATTCAGAGGAATATGGCCCTCTTTTTTTCCGGCGGTGACCGGAAGGAATTGAAGCTAAGGGTTACTGGTAGGATCTGGAAAGAACAGTGA